One window of the Chryseotalea sp. WA131a genome contains the following:
- a CDS encoding ATP-grasp domain-containing protein: protein MNILVTGAGSLVGHGILRSLREIKSSNFKIITADPDYRAVGHWLGDMAVLIPLALDDNYINRLAEIIERHEINVVFIGTDPELLKISQAKTLLNAVTVVSEPEVIKIGDDKWDTVEFLKVNGFPYPATARSTDIDAVEDLIVSVGFPLIAKPRTGARSAGVMKLKSRADLDLVLKHKNYIIQEFLEDGVGEFTAGTMTYNKVCYSCVIFKRDLREGNTFRAYSYDSKEHESLLEKVSKALPGVYGPINFQYRIKNGVPVIFEINSRFSGTTPLRTAIGVNEIEMALDYIENRTLVTHKASKKDIAIFRTWSDVIVPMDQVRTFKESNVLAEPNALYFPFKNEIRK from the coding sequence ATGAATATTTTAGTTACTGGCGCGGGTTCTCTTGTTGGACATGGGATTCTTAGGTCACTGAGAGAGATAAAATCGAGTAATTTTAAAATTATTACGGCCGACCCAGATTACAGAGCTGTGGGGCATTGGCTAGGTGATATGGCTGTTTTGATTCCATTGGCTCTAGATGATAACTACATAAATAGGCTGGCCGAAATAATTGAACGCCATGAGATTAATGTTGTGTTTATTGGGACAGATCCTGAATTGTTAAAAATAAGTCAGGCCAAAACTTTGTTAAATGCGGTTACCGTGGTTTCAGAGCCAGAGGTAATTAAAATTGGTGACGATAAGTGGGATACAGTTGAATTTTTGAAGGTAAATGGGTTTCCTTATCCGGCAACTGCACGGTCGACAGATATTGATGCAGTTGAAGATCTAATTGTGAGTGTAGGTTTTCCACTAATTGCAAAGCCTCGAACAGGAGCCCGCTCTGCTGGAGTAATGAAACTTAAATCTCGTGCGGATTTAGACTTGGTTCTGAAACATAAAAATTACATTATCCAAGAATTTTTAGAAGATGGCGTGGGTGAGTTTACTGCCGGGACTATGACTTATAACAAAGTATGTTACTCGTGCGTGATTTTTAAACGTGATTTGAGGGAAGGGAATACATTCAGGGCGTATTCATATGATAGCAAGGAGCATGAGAGCCTATTAGAAAAAGTTTCAAAAGCACTACCGGGTGTGTATGGTCCAATTAATTTTCAATATCGTATAAAGAATGGAGTGCCCGTTATTTTTGAAATCAATTCACGCTTTAGTGGAACAACCCCCCTGCGAACGGCCATTGGCGTGAATGAAATAGAAATGGCACTTGATTACATTGAAAATCGAACGCTAGTAACGCACAAGGCCTCAAAGAAAGATATAGCAATTTTTAGAACATGGTCTGATGTAATCGTACCCATGGATCAAGTCAGAACATTCAAAGAAAGCAATGTGCTTGCTGAGCCTAATGCATTATACTTTCCATTTAAGAATGAAATCAGAAAGTGA
- a CDS encoding NAD-dependent epimerase/dehydratase family protein has product MKASLLILGGTKFLGAEFVKRLDHSDFDVKIASRKRPTFNSDYFYFDRKNEKDLNDLLASKKYDVIVDFLSYSSPDADKLIKAINLQQRHNPFLVVISSTYVYGNPLELEIDGIYDESSFDPNLYEGSPFDRPQIDYFIGKRSMESSVAKNYENYSLIRFPIILGENDNTGRTNYFIELIRSGKKNSFNAKSGVSNFIFSKEAALFLEAAIKLRCQGIFNCCIPECFNEIELLKMYCSLLNKSVDSVIDDMAPTITSPFYYRKDFRINNSKQESIKRFDLTFQELLSRELSMMLKDANSSI; this is encoded by the coding sequence GTGAAAGCCAGTTTGTTAATTTTAGGCGGAACTAAATTTTTGGGTGCCGAATTTGTTAAGCGGTTAGATCACAGTGATTTTGATGTAAAAATTGCTTCTCGTAAGCGACCAACATTTAATTCTGACTATTTCTACTTTGATCGTAAAAATGAAAAAGACCTCAATGACCTATTGGCATCAAAAAAATACGATGTGATCGTTGATTTCCTAAGCTATTCTTCACCGGATGCAGATAAGCTTATTAAGGCGATAAATTTGCAACAAAGACATAATCCTTTTTTGGTGGTTATCTCAAGTACATACGTTTATGGAAACCCGCTTGAATTGGAAATAGACGGTATTTACGATGAGTCATCTTTTGATCCCAACTTATACGAAGGAAGCCCTTTCGACAGACCTCAAATTGATTATTTTATTGGTAAGAGAAGTATGGAATCGTCTGTAGCAAAGAACTATGAAAACTATTCATTGATTCGTTTTCCTATCATCCTTGGGGAGAATGATAATACAGGAAGAACAAACTATTTCATTGAATTGATTAGGTCCGGTAAAAAAAATTCGTTTAATGCAAAATCGGGTGTTTCTAATTTTATATTTTCGAAGGAGGCCGCGCTATTTCTTGAGGCTGCTATAAAATTGCGTTGTCAAGGAATTTTTAATTGCTGCATACCGGAGTGTTTCAATGAAATTGAATTGCTTAAAATGTATTGCTCTCTTCTAAATAAATCAGTTGACTCTGTCATCGATGATATGGCACCGACTATTACAAGTCCTTTCTATTATCGAAAGGATTTCAGGATAAATAATAGTAAACAAGAATCAATAAAAAGATTTGACCTGACCTTTCAAGAACTGTTAAGTCGCGAGTTATCGATGATGTTGAAAGATGCGAATAGTAGTATTTAG
- a CDS encoding metallophosphoesterase, whose product MRIVVFSDIHGNLPAFEKMLMNEHDVGLYISLGDVVNYGPWGNECVDLLESLPSVRLMGNHEEYFLTGKYPGLNELVIRFFDTCFSQFDRAQQISGYIAHYEFNGYRFQHTINDSYIFPDSKIEISGKYFIGHSHHQFDRSADNYQIINVGSVGQNRSEINVINYAVYDTEADTVQFISLVYDLDLLISKMKALRYHQSCIDYYLQKRLRC is encoded by the coding sequence ATGCGAATAGTAGTATTTAGCGATATACATGGAAACCTCCCAGCATTTGAAAAAATGCTTATGAATGAGCATGATGTGGGCTTGTACATTTCTTTGGGAGATGTTGTAAACTATGGTCCGTGGGGAAATGAATGCGTAGATTTGTTAGAATCATTGCCGAGTGTAAGATTGATGGGAAACCACGAGGAATACTTTTTGACGGGAAAATATCCAGGCTTGAATGAGTTAGTTATCCGGTTCTTTGACACTTGTTTTTCTCAGTTTGATCGGGCGCAACAAATTTCAGGTTACATAGCGCACTATGAATTTAACGGATATCGATTTCAGCATACAATTAATGATTCATATATCTTCCCAGATTCAAAGATTGAGATTTCAGGAAAGTATTTTATTGGTCATTCGCACCATCAATTTGATCGATCTGCCGACAATTACCAAATTATTAATGTAGGAAGTGTAGGCCAGAATCGAAGCGAAATAAATGTAATTAATTATGCCGTGTATGATACAGAGGCTGATACTGTTCAATTTATAAGTTTGGTGTATGATTTGGATTTGCTTATTTCGAAAATGAAAGCGCTTCGTTACCACCAGTCTTGTATTGATTACTATTTGCAAAAAAGGCTTCGTTGTTAA
- a CDS encoding aminotransferase class I/II-fold pyridoxal phosphate-dependent enzyme → MDKRIYLSPPHMGGEELGFIQQAFDANWVSPAGPHIDAFEKRLAEYNGIAHCAALSSGTAAIHLALIILGVKSGDEVICSTFTFSGSCNPIMYVGATPVFIDSEPETWNMDPELLEEAIVDRIKKGRKPKAIVLVHLYGMPAKINELVSVSRKYEIPIVEDAAEALGSTYEGKKAGTFGDIGIYSFNGNKIITTSSGGAMVSENENWIKKARFLATQARDAAPHYQHSEVGYNYRLSNISAGIGLGQLKVIDERVRQRRANFDFYKAAIGLISGVAFQPEVLSAFSNRWLTTIVIDSAKVGGVSREDIRLGLEKENIESRPLWKPMHLQPIFKEFPVYGGRVSESLFNEGLCLPSGSSLVAADLQRIKNLFAEILTRGKTETLN, encoded by the coding sequence ATGGACAAACGCATCTATTTGTCTCCACCACACATGGGCGGAGAAGAACTTGGTTTTATCCAGCAAGCATTTGATGCTAATTGGGTCTCGCCAGCAGGGCCCCACATTGATGCTTTCGAAAAGAGATTAGCCGAATACAATGGTATTGCTCACTGCGCTGCCTTGTCTTCTGGAACCGCTGCAATTCATTTAGCATTAATTATTTTAGGTGTTAAATCTGGTGACGAAGTAATCTGTTCCACCTTCACTTTCTCAGGCTCTTGCAATCCAATTATGTATGTAGGTGCTACTCCTGTTTTTATTGACTCTGAGCCTGAAACTTGGAATATGGATCCAGAATTGTTGGAAGAAGCAATAGTGGATCGCATAAAAAAAGGAAGAAAACCAAAGGCAATTGTTTTAGTGCATCTCTATGGGATGCCTGCTAAAATCAACGAACTCGTGTCCGTATCGCGTAAATATGAAATTCCTATTGTCGAAGACGCTGCCGAAGCGCTGGGTTCAACCTACGAGGGAAAAAAGGCGGGTACGTTTGGTGACATAGGTATATATTCTTTCAATGGAAATAAGATTATCACTACCTCTAGCGGTGGCGCTATGGTTTCAGAAAATGAAAATTGGATAAAAAAAGCGAGATTTCTTGCCACTCAAGCAAGGGATGCTGCTCCGCATTATCAGCATTCTGAAGTTGGGTATAATTATCGGCTTAGTAATATCTCAGCAGGTATCGGTTTGGGGCAACTTAAAGTAATTGACGAACGCGTTCGCCAACGGAGGGCAAACTTTGATTTCTATAAGGCTGCTATCGGTCTTATATCAGGGGTTGCATTTCAACCAGAAGTGCTAAGTGCATTTTCCAATCGCTGGCTAACTACTATAGTTATCGATTCAGCCAAAGTGGGGGGCGTTTCCCGTGAAGATATCCGGCTTGGCCTTGAAAAGGAAAATATAGAAAGTCGTCCGTTATGGAAACCCATGCATCTTCAACCAATTTTCAAGGAATTTCCCGTTTATGGTGGGAGAGTAAGCGAATCGCTGTTCAACGAAGGGTTATGTTTACCGTCAGGATCCTCTCTTGTTGCAGCGGATTTGCAGCGAATCAAAAATCTGTTCGCTGAAATTTTAACGCGTGGTAAAACTGAAACGCTAAATTAA
- a CDS encoding acetyltransferase — translation MKDIAIIGAGGFGRETAWLIQQLGGWNLIGFFDDNTNANTGFADIKILGDIDAVKKLATTTALVIAISNPGIRQQIAEKIGDGFYFPSLIHPSSSVGHPSNHIGNGVIVTAGVILTTHIYLGDFTIVNLATSIGHDCRLSKFTSIMPQCSISGNVTLGERCFVGAGARVLQSISLGSDCVVGAGAVVTKSFGDTAKLVGVPATEVS, via the coding sequence TTGAAAGACATCGCCATTATTGGGGCAGGGGGCTTTGGCCGCGAGACAGCTTGGTTGATTCAACAACTTGGCGGCTGGAACCTGATCGGGTTTTTTGATGACAATACAAACGCCAACACAGGGTTTGCGGATATTAAAATCTTAGGTGATATAGATGCCGTCAAAAAATTAGCTACGACTACCGCGCTCGTCATTGCCATTTCAAACCCGGGTATCCGTCAGCAAATAGCTGAAAAAATTGGAGACGGATTTTATTTTCCCTCATTGATTCATCCTTCATCCTCCGTAGGTCATCCGTCTAATCACATAGGTAATGGTGTTATCGTAACGGCCGGAGTAATTTTAACCACCCACATTTACCTAGGCGATTTTACAATTGTGAATTTAGCCACCAGCATCGGTCACGATTGCCGTTTGTCCAAGTTTACGTCCATTATGCCGCAATGCAGTATTTCTGGAAACGTGACCCTGGGCGAGCGTTGCTTTGTGGGCGCTGGGGCAAGAGTTTTACAAAGTATTTCACTCGGTAGTGATTGCGTAGTGGGTGCAGGTGCCGTGGTTACAAAAAGTTTTGGTGACACGGCAAAACTGGTTGGCGTGCCCGCCACAGAAGTGAGTTAG
- the xrtF gene encoding exosortase family protein XrtF → MAKFLGTYIVGNLVYGLWINHYYPQADPLTFQVSNQVAKIISAIDQPVTIERVSKARVTLLDESTQRSVINVFEGCNGANVVIVFLAFIVAYPGTWKRTVTFGLLGVGVIHLANLGRLWLLFHQAKTNSIYFYYFHKYIFTAGIYFVVLVLWFLWVSKINGRPNGKQANHSS, encoded by the coding sequence TTGGCCAAGTTTCTTGGAACCTACATCGTGGGTAATCTTGTATATGGGCTGTGGATCAATCACTACTACCCACAGGCCGACCCATTAACTTTTCAAGTCTCCAATCAAGTGGCAAAAATAATTTCTGCCATTGACCAACCCGTGACGATCGAAAGGGTTTCAAAAGCGCGCGTCACGTTGCTAGACGAATCTACCCAGCGAAGTGTGATCAATGTATTTGAGGGCTGCAACGGTGCGAACGTGGTGATTGTTTTTTTGGCATTCATCGTGGCGTACCCGGGCACGTGGAAGAGAACCGTGACTTTTGGTTTACTAGGAGTGGGGGTTATCCATCTAGCCAACCTAGGGCGCCTATGGCTACTGTTTCATCAGGCCAAAACCAACTCCATTTATTTTTATTATTTTCATAAATACATCTTCACGGCTGGTATTTATTTCGTTGTTTTGGTCTTATGGTTTTTATGGGTTTCAAAGATCAATGGAAGGCCTAATGGAAAACAAGCCAATCATTCCAGCTAA
- a CDS encoding IS1380 family transposase yields the protein MEHHYTDKLVTAWGGMKEMKILIDQTGISKKLAELGLPESKSNNRIDAVGIIESFWVGIWIGCFRFSHTAVVRVDEVLRQIFGWKRVASGTTFGRFFKKFTPSMNHQIFIELYTWFFEQIQFDNYTLDMDSSVITRYGEQEGSKKGYNPKKPGRGSHHPLFAFVNDIRMVANCWNRSGNTGSNSNCIHFLEETFAILKNKTVGLFRADSGFCTGTVLDFIEQRNIPYVIACKLYANLQASIYGITQWNAIGEGLWVSEINYQQGGWGKARRIVVIKQSEEIRARATGKKLKTLFSSVGIADEKVYRKRYHAFVTNQALPATEIWEQYKRRGDAENRIKELKEDFGTEGFCMDSFCATETAMRFVMVAYNLMSLFRQITHQKQPQPKLSTLRFNCFAVGSWVEQEAQKWVLKMSVPLKRRQWYDGLFSNVQKINLPLSLTG from the coding sequence ATGGAACACCACTATACCGATAAATTAGTAACAGCGTGGGGCGGGATGAAAGAGATGAAAATATTGATTGACCAAACTGGGATCAGCAAGAAGTTGGCCGAGCTTGGTTTGCCTGAGAGCAAGAGTAACAACCGGATAGATGCCGTGGGTATAATAGAGAGTTTTTGGGTGGGCATCTGGATTGGTTGCTTTCGTTTTAGTCACACAGCGGTGGTGCGGGTTGATGAAGTGTTGCGCCAGATATTTGGATGGAAGCGGGTTGCTTCGGGGACCACCTTCGGGCGTTTCTTTAAAAAGTTTACGCCCTCAATGAACCACCAAATTTTCATTGAACTGTACACGTGGTTTTTTGAGCAGATCCAATTCGACAATTACACGTTGGATATGGACAGCAGTGTGATCACCCGTTACGGGGAACAGGAGGGCAGCAAAAAAGGGTACAACCCCAAGAAGCCTGGCCGTGGCAGCCATCATCCCTTGTTTGCTTTTGTCAATGACATACGCATGGTGGCCAATTGCTGGAACCGCAGCGGCAATACAGGGAGCAACAGCAACTGCATCCATTTTTTAGAAGAGACCTTTGCCATCCTCAAAAACAAAACAGTAGGGTTGTTCAGGGCCGATAGTGGGTTTTGTACCGGTACAGTCTTGGATTTCATTGAGCAGAGAAATATCCCCTACGTCATTGCCTGTAAGCTGTATGCCAATTTACAAGCCAGCATTTATGGTATCACCCAATGGAATGCGATAGGCGAAGGCTTATGGGTATCGGAAATAAACTACCAGCAAGGCGGCTGGGGCAAAGCCCGTAGGATTGTGGTCATCAAACAAAGTGAAGAAATCAGGGCCAGGGCAACGGGTAAGAAGCTCAAGACATTATTCAGCAGCGTGGGCATAGCGGACGAAAAAGTGTACCGCAAAAGGTACCATGCCTTTGTCACTAACCAAGCCCTGCCGGCAACAGAAATATGGGAACAATATAAGCGCAGGGGTGATGCCGAAAACAGGATCAAGGAGTTGAAAGAAGATTTCGGTACAGAAGGCTTTTGCATGGATAGTTTTTGTGCTACTGAAACAGCTATGCGCTTTGTGATGGTAGCCTATAATTTGATGAGCCTGTTCCGGCAAATAACCCATCAAAAACAGCCACAGCCCAAGCTTTCCACATTAAGGTTCAACTGCTTTGCAGTTGGAAGTTGGGTGGAGCAGGAAGCCCAAAAATGGGTACTGAAAATGTCCGTCCCACTCAAAAGAAGGCAATGGTATGATGGATTATTCTCAAATGTCCAAAAAATAAACCTGCCACTAAGTCTGACTGGATAG
- a CDS encoding T9SS type A sorting domain-containing protein — protein sequence MSKNCVVIFLCGLLFLPVIVAAQAVGDYRSRQDGNWSTAGSWQRCTSITPVTWNTASAAPTISNGVITISSTHTITVTTNVTADQVVVASGGTLLVNSGNTLTIADGGGVDLSVSGTMAVSGSLDISSGAQVDTNNNITIVSNSSGDGRLGPMQGTINGSITVERYVNNIGVRSYRYLASPITNGNIASWQASFPITGLFTGASTSAEWLAFPGMVSTSPSLYFYNQATEAYVAYPTTNNAAAVTNGVGYAAYFRDTNPITVSVTGTVRSGDVPINLTSTGAGYNLIGNPYPSAISWDLVDLTTLPQISTTYAVRDNTDQSGVGAGNFAYYQQGGGSSIPAGFDGTIAMGQAFWVQAFANSTITFQESNKILASSPIFFRKATSETKNVLRIKAEGLSNALVDETIVCFNEEAIDAMDRKDAVKRLNSKLNLSSFASDGKEMAINTFSNLPIDRMVILNLSGATIGDYKLNFSQLETFLALPTIELFDDFTKQSVNINLQNSTYNFSVTSDSLSYGDKRFRISIKNLVTSLEDENIAVSAYPNPISNQYTISLPKEVSFNGSIGFYNTIGQQVEPTLVNSTNSEKSFDFSNLQSGMFIVKIPTTNGVHLLKAIKK from the coding sequence ATGAGTAAAAATTGCGTTGTTATATTTTTATGTGGACTTCTATTCTTGCCTGTCATTGTCGCTGCTCAAGCCGTTGGTGATTATCGCTCACGTCAAGATGGTAACTGGAGTACAGCAGGCAGTTGGCAACGTTGTACAAGCATTACTCCCGTTACTTGGAATACTGCTAGTGCTGCCCCTACTATTTCCAATGGCGTCATAACCATTAGCAGTACTCATACTATCACTGTAACCACGAATGTAACAGCGGATCAGGTTGTCGTTGCATCGGGAGGAACTTTGTTAGTTAACTCAGGCAACACGTTGACTATTGCTGACGGTGGGGGTGTAGATTTGTCTGTTAGTGGAACTATGGCTGTCTCTGGGTCATTGGATATATCCTCCGGGGCGCAAGTGGACACAAATAATAATATCACAATTGTTTCAAATTCATCTGGTGACGGTCGATTAGGACCAATGCAAGGTACAATTAATGGGAGTATTACTGTAGAGCGTTATGTCAACAACATTGGGGTCCGATCCTATAGGTATTTAGCATCTCCAATTACCAATGGGAACATTGCATCCTGGCAAGCTTCCTTTCCTATAACGGGTTTATTTACAGGTGCTTCCACTTCTGCGGAATGGCTAGCATTTCCCGGGATGGTTTCAACAAGTCCATCATTGTATTTTTATAATCAAGCGACTGAGGCTTATGTTGCTTACCCAACTACTAATAACGCTGCTGCAGTAACCAACGGGGTTGGTTACGCTGCCTATTTTCGTGACACCAACCCAATTACAGTAAGCGTTACAGGTACTGTTCGATCGGGTGATGTTCCTATTAATCTAACTTCAACTGGTGCTGGCTATAATTTGATTGGTAATCCCTATCCTTCGGCCATTAGCTGGGATTTAGTTGACTTAACTACACTGCCTCAAATTAGCACCACCTATGCTGTGCGAGATAATACCGATCAAAGCGGAGTAGGTGCAGGCAACTTTGCTTATTACCAACAGGGCGGAGGTTCTTCTATTCCAGCGGGATTTGATGGTACTATTGCCATGGGGCAGGCTTTTTGGGTTCAAGCTTTTGCCAACTCAACAATAACTTTTCAAGAATCTAATAAGATTTTGGCATCTAGCCCAATTTTTTTCAGAAAAGCCACTTCTGAAACGAAGAATGTCTTAAGAATTAAGGCGGAAGGTTTGTCAAATGCTTTGGTGGACGAAACAATTGTTTGTTTTAATGAGGAAGCGATCGATGCCATGGATAGAAAGGATGCGGTAAAGCGCTTAAATTCAAAGTTGAACCTTTCCTCTTTTGCAAGTGACGGAAAAGAAATGGCAATTAATACGTTTAGCAACCTGCCAATTGATAGAATGGTTATATTGAATTTATCAGGAGCCACCATTGGGGATTATAAATTAAATTTTTCTCAATTGGAGACCTTCTTGGCATTGCCAACGATTGAACTTTTTGATGATTTTACTAAACAAAGTGTAAACATAAACCTTCAAAATTCCACCTATAACTTTTCAGTAACTTCTGATTCCTTGAGCTATGGAGACAAGCGCTTTAGGATTAGTATTAAAAACTTGGTTACTAGTCTAGAAGATGAGAATATTGCAGTGAGTGCGTATCCTAACCCTATTTCCAACCAATATACCATATCCTTGCCGAAAGAGGTTTCGTTCAATGGCTCAATTGGATTTTATAACACCATTGGTCAACAGGTAGAACCTACATTGGTAAATTCCACTAATTCTGAGAAGTCATTTGATTTTTCCAACCTTCAATCTGGCATGTTTATAGTTAAGATTCCAACCACCAATGGAGTTCATCTTTTAAAGGCTATTAAGAAATAA
- a CDS encoding polysaccharide biosynthesis protein has product MLTDQLFRFIRSIKILPRWVIIFLDLAIIYFSCLLGYILRFSFSLTEPNYSNFIKGPLFYTAFGALAIAITSSYKGIIRYTGLQDGVRIILMVFVNATFVAIGNLVFFYNGQGNIVPYSVIIISFLSASLILFNYRLLVKYVFSYYRNAMFKKLRVLIYGAGQTGIVTRHVIDSSARTQTVGFLENDKNKIGKVLDGIKIYNANFSELEELFKDLQIDEVVMTVRDLGLDSKNDLVNVCIRNHVKIRTIPSVDKWVRGELSINQIKEVNIEDLLGRESIKLDRHEVQSDLQGKRVLITGAAGSIGSELVRQVIQYNPESLILIDQAESDLYEIEREIRRKESWSKISLYLADITNKERMEAIFAAHKPEVVFHAAAYKHVPMMESNPSEAIVCNILGTKLLADLAVANHVRKFVMISTDKAVNPTNVMGCSKRIAEIYVQSLNSHAALTGGKTSFVTTRFGNVLGSNGSVIPLFKKQIQQGGPVTVTHPEVTRYFMTIPEACQLVLEAGTMGKGGEIFIFDMGSAIRISDLAKKMIYLSGFEPGRDIEIVYTGLREGEKLYEELLNNYEDTVPTHHKKIMIAKVKEHSYDEINKFVDLFNDLVYDANELKMVALMKELVPEYKSNYSRYEVLDQR; this is encoded by the coding sequence TTGTTAACTGATCAGCTCTTTCGCTTTATCAGGAGCATTAAAATCCTGCCTAGATGGGTAATCATTTTTCTAGATTTAGCCATCATTTATTTCTCATGCCTACTTGGCTATATTCTTCGCTTCAGTTTCTCACTTACAGAGCCCAATTATAGCAATTTCATCAAAGGCCCTCTTTTCTACACTGCCTTCGGTGCGCTGGCCATCGCTATCACCAGCAGCTACAAAGGCATTATTCGCTATACAGGCTTGCAAGATGGGGTGCGAATAATTTTAATGGTGTTCGTCAACGCTACATTTGTGGCGATTGGTAACCTTGTTTTCTTTTACAATGGCCAAGGAAACATTGTTCCGTATTCGGTTATCATCATCAGCTTTTTAAGCGCTTCGTTAATCTTGTTCAATTACCGCTTGCTGGTGAAGTATGTTTTCTCCTATTACCGAAATGCCATGTTCAAAAAATTGCGGGTGTTGATCTACGGGGCAGGCCAAACAGGCATCGTTACCCGGCATGTGATTGATTCTTCAGCCAGAACCCAAACCGTAGGATTCTTGGAAAATGATAAGAACAAAATTGGCAAAGTGCTCGATGGCATTAAAATCTACAATGCCAATTTTTCAGAATTGGAAGAACTGTTTAAGGATCTTCAGATCGATGAGGTGGTGATGACGGTGCGCGATTTGGGTTTAGATTCGAAGAATGATCTGGTGAATGTGTGCATCCGCAACCATGTAAAGATAAGGACCATTCCGTCTGTGGATAAGTGGGTGAGGGGTGAATTGAGTATAAACCAGATCAAAGAAGTAAACATTGAAGATCTATTGGGCAGAGAGTCGATAAAACTGGATCGGCACGAAGTGCAAAGCGACTTGCAAGGAAAGCGTGTGTTGATTACTGGCGCAGCAGGATCAATTGGTAGTGAATTGGTTCGACAGGTGATTCAATACAATCCGGAGAGCTTGATTTTAATTGATCAAGCAGAATCTGACTTGTACGAAATTGAGCGCGAAATCAGGAGAAAAGAGAGTTGGTCAAAGATTAGTCTGTATTTGGCCGACATCACCAACAAGGAAAGAATGGAAGCCATTTTTGCTGCGCACAAACCTGAAGTGGTTTTTCACGCAGCGGCCTACAAGCATGTTCCCATGATGGAGAGCAATCCATCAGAAGCGATTGTTTGCAATATCCTAGGTACTAAGTTATTGGCTGATCTGGCAGTGGCGAATCACGTACGGAAATTTGTCATGATCTCAACCGACAAGGCGGTGAACCCGACCAACGTAATGGGTTGCTCCAAGCGAATAGCCGAGATTTATGTTCAGTCGCTCAATAGCCATGCAGCCCTAACAGGAGGTAAAACGTCATTTGTTACCACCCGCTTCGGCAATGTGTTGGGTTCTAATGGATCGGTGATCCCGTTGTTTAAGAAGCAGATTCAGCAAGGTGGGCCCGTTACCGTTACGCACCCCGAAGTAACCCGCTACTTCATGACCATTCCAGAAGCTTGCCAGTTGGTATTAGAGGCCGGCACCATGGGCAAAGGTGGTGAGATCTTTATCTTTGATATGGGGAGCGCAATCAGGATTTCAGATCTTGCCAAGAAGATGATTTACCTATCGGGTTTTGAGCCGGGAAGAGATATCGAGATTGTGTATACCGGCCTACGTGAGGGTGAAAAATTGTACGAAGAACTGCTCAACAACTACGAAGACACCGTACCAACGCACCATAAAAAAATCATGATTGCCAAGGTGAAAGAGCACTCTTACGATGAAATCAATAAATTCGTTGACCTGTTCAACGATTTGGTGTACGATGCCAATGAATTAAAAATGGTGGCCTTGATGAAAGAGTTGGTACCTGAGTATAAAAGCAATTACTCGCGTTACGAAGTACTAGATCAAAGATAG